A stretch of the Desulfobaccales bacterium genome encodes the following:
- a CDS encoding transposase — translation MIRPRHSRQAPLIDPWGDLGPKRRQLLENSWAGLFRREILSELPVEQLALHFRADFGRPAKELHTVLGVLVLQQMHDLTDLETVNQLAFNQQWHYALDIPSESDAAKYMCPKTLWSMRKKVTDQELDTVLFQQVTHKLAQVFAVDTTKQRLDSVHLRSNMRKLGRLGILTRCINRLLVNLKRRHPDLYAGLEPELVARYETKKALACFSQVKPSAAARTLAAVAQEGFDLVQGFAAHPQVSDMPSYRLLQRALDDHCEVKAAGVDAPSEVTVKSPREVSCQSLQNPSDPEAGYSGHKGQGYQAQVMETYCDSENPKVKAQTLNLITHVAVAPAFESDSRALLPALTDTQARKLGPQEVLADTAYGSDDNCRQAAALEVEVVAPLPGLPPAAGLSLADFQMSPGGRVLACPQCETPLFDKYRKHRYRVAFSSARCAACPQGPHCPVQPGKKYHYLRYAEKAGRVAARRAYQQSAEFRCRYRWRAGIEGAMSEYDRRTGVKRLRVRGLKAVRVCVTLKAVGVNLFRATAVRRARSRAGNPVSGSPGRLSGLFSRVKEQIISLGTVIFGFLIPHAYHGPVELKMAA, via the coding sequence ATGATTCGTCCGCGCCATTCCCGACAAGCTCCCTTAATCGACCCGTGGGGGGATTTAGGTCCCAAACGCCGCCAGTTATTGGAGAACTCCTGGGCCGGCTTATTCCGCCGGGAAATCCTCTCGGAGTTGCCGGTGGAGCAACTGGCCCTCCACTTCCGGGCGGATTTTGGCCGTCCCGCCAAGGAGTTGCACACCGTCCTGGGGGTCCTGGTGCTCCAGCAGATGCACGATCTGACGGACCTGGAGACGGTCAACCAACTGGCCTTCAACCAGCAATGGCACTACGCCCTGGATATTCCCTCGGAGAGCGACGCCGCCAAGTATATGTGTCCCAAGACCTTGTGGAGCATGCGCAAAAAGGTCACGGACCAGGAGTTGGATACGGTTTTGTTTCAGCAGGTCACCCATAAGCTGGCTCAGGTCTTTGCGGTGGATACCACCAAGCAGCGCCTGGATTCGGTGCACCTCCGGTCGAACATGCGCAAGCTGGGCCGCCTGGGAATCTTGACTAGATGTATCAACCGCCTCCTGGTCAACCTCAAACGGCGACACCCCGACCTCTATGCCGGCCTGGAGCCGGAATTGGTGGCCCGCTATGAAACCAAGAAAGCGCTGGCCTGCTTTTCCCAGGTGAAGCCGTCGGCCGCGGCCCGGACCCTGGCTGCCGTAGCTCAGGAGGGCTTTGACCTGGTGCAGGGATTCGCGGCGCATCCCCAAGTCAGCGACATGCCAAGCTATCGCCTGCTGCAGCGAGCCTTAGACGACCATTGTGAGGTGAAGGCCGCCGGGGTGGACGCCCCGTCCGAGGTCACCGTCAAGTCGCCCCGGGAGGTATCCTGCCAGTCGTTGCAAAATCCTTCGGACCCGGAGGCCGGTTACAGCGGCCACAAGGGGCAAGGCTACCAGGCCCAGGTGATGGAGACTTACTGTGACTCGGAAAACCCGAAGGTCAAGGCCCAAACCCTCAATCTGATTACCCACGTGGCGGTGGCTCCGGCCTTCGAGAGTGACAGCCGGGCCTTGCTGCCGGCCCTTACCGATACCCAGGCCCGGAAGCTGGGTCCCCAGGAGGTCCTGGCGGACACCGCCTATGGCAGCGACGACAATTGCCGGCAAGCCGCGGCCCTGGAGGTGGAGGTGGTGGCACCCCTGCCGGGGCTGCCCCCAGCCGCGGGCCTGTCGCTGGCGGACTTTCAGATGTCGCCCGGAGGCCGGGTCCTGGCCTGCCCGCAGTGCGAGACGCCGCTGTTCGACAAATACCGCAAGCACCGTTACCGGGTCGCGTTTTCGTCCGCACGGTGCGCCGCCTGTCCCCAAGGTCCCCACTGCCCGGTCCAGCCGGGGAAGAAATACCATTATCTACGCTACGCTGAGAAGGCGGGGCGTGTAGCGGCGCGGCGGGCCTACCAGCAGAGCGCCGAGTTTCGTTGCCGCTACCGTTGGCGGGCCGGCATCGAGGGCGCGATGTCCGAATATGACCGGCGCACCGGGGTCAAGCGCCTGCGGGTCCGGGGGCTTAAGGCCGTACGCGTCTGCGTCACCTTAAAGGCCGTGGGCGTGAACCTCTTCCGGGCCACCGCGGTGCGCCGGGCCAGAAGCCGGGCCGGCAACCCCGTCTCGGGGTCCCCAGGGCGCTTATCTGGGCTATTTTCTCGTGTCAAAGAGCAAATTATCTCGCTGGGAACCGTGATCTTCGGTTTTTTGATCCCGCATGCCTACCACGGCCCAGTCGAATTAAAAATGGCCGCCTGA
- a CDS encoding DUF1573 domain-containing protein: FIQLKVHLTDNPLLFNRKAETANRKRYCRIGLTVMAMILLGVLAPAGSRPGAAAKGAPVLAAPQTVHDFGEITEDQPLTHAFLVQNTGNAPLQILDIDPDCKCTAAHFDKKIPPGGQGKITLTIEPYSVMRQFKKNTRVVTNDPERPEITLTLQGVAKPIIEIKPTHIVRLQGTPQDHPKFQVRFTSNLLTPWEITEYRTNMAMSDVEIEVKPEQPGKVYVVEVRNKRREPGKYTGVIELMTTSAKRPRLMLRVFGDIR; encoded by the coding sequence TTTATCCAGCTTAAGGTTCATCTTACTGATAATCCTTTGCTTTTTAACCGGAAAGCGGAAACCGCAAACCGGAAACGGTATTGCCGGATCGGTCTCACGGTAATGGCAATGATATTGCTGGGAGTTTTAGCGCCGGCGGGGAGCCGACCCGGGGCCGCAGCCAAGGGCGCGCCCGTGCTGGCGGCGCCGCAGACCGTGCATGATTTCGGCGAAATCACCGAAGATCAACCGCTGACCCACGCCTTCCTGGTGCAGAATACCGGCAACGCGCCTCTGCAGATTCTGGATATCGATCCGGACTGCAAGTGCACCGCGGCCCATTTTGATAAAAAGATCCCCCCCGGCGGCCAGGGAAAGATCACCCTGACCATCGAGCCGTATTCGGTGATGCGCCAGTTCAAAAAAAATACCCGGGTGGTCACCAATGATCCGGAGCGCCCGGAGATAACCCTGACCCTCCAGGGGGTGGCCAAGCCCATCATTGAAATCAAACCCACCCATATCGTGCGCCTTCAAGGGACCCCCCAAGACCACCCTAAGTTTCAGGTGCGCTTCACCTCCAATCTCCTGACGCCCTGGGAGATCACCGAATACCGCACCAATATGGCCATGAGCGACGTGGAAATCGAGGTCAAACCGGAGCAGCCGGGGAAGGTCTATGTGGTGGAGGTCCGCAATAAGCGCCGGGAGCCGGGAAAATATACGGGAGTCATCGAGCTGATGACCACTTCGGCCAAGAGGCCCCGTTTGATGTTGCGGGTGTTTGGGGATATTCGGTAG
- a CDS encoding class I SAM-dependent methyltransferase — protein MTVPPTLPTVAPDWWRTLFDDLYLRTDARSVLDEDLTRREVDGLLEVLDLRPGAAILDLCGGHGRHALELARRGYGPAFVLDFSLTLVSLGQALAREQGLPVAFIRADARCSPLASQSFRVVLCLANSFGYGPTRGDDLQILQEARRLLQSGGRFFIEVADPDYVREHLPPQSWHEAGELVVCRRRWLTEEYLVCREMVLSCNRGLVRDQAYKVRLYSADDLRQCLEDAGFSQITVAGAPDFYARPGDYGALNRRLAATAWK, from the coding sequence ATGACCGTCCCCCCTACCCTTCCCACCGTGGCCCCGGACTGGTGGCGCACCCTGTTCGACGACCTCTATCTCCGCACCGACGCCCGCAGCGTCCTGGATGAAGATTTGACCCGGCGGGAGGTGGACGGCCTCCTGGAAGTCCTGGACCTGCGGCCCGGCGCGGCTATTTTGGACCTGTGCGGCGGCCACGGGCGCCACGCCCTGGAGTTGGCCCGGCGGGGCTATGGGCCGGCCTTCGTTCTGGATTTTTCCCTCACCCTGGTATCCCTGGGACAGGCACTGGCCCGGGAACAGGGTCTGCCCGTGGCCTTTATCCGGGCCGACGCCCGCTGCAGCCCCCTGGCGTCCCAATCCTTCCGGGTGGTCCTATGCCTGGCCAACTCCTTCGGCTACGGCCCCACCCGGGGAGATGACCTGCAAATCCTGCAAGAGGCCCGGCGGCTGCTGCAATCCGGGGGACGGTTCTTTATAGAGGTGGCTGACCCGGATTACGTGCGGGAACACCTGCCGCCCCAATCCTGGCACGAGGCCGGGGAACTGGTGGTCTGCCGGCGGCGCTGGCTGACGGAGGAATACCTGGTGTGCCGGGAAATGGTGCTGTCTTGCAACCGGGGGCTGGTGCGGGATCAAGCCTATAAGGTGAGATTGTATAGCGCCGACGATTTACGTCAATGCCTGGAAGATGCGGGGTTTTCCCAGATTACGGTAGCCGGAGCGCCGGACTTTTACGCCCGCCCCGGGGACTACGGCGCCCTCAACCGCCGCCTGGCCGCGACGGCGTGGAAGTAA